One region of Tachysurus fulvidraco isolate hzauxx_2018 chromosome 9, HZAU_PFXX_2.0, whole genome shotgun sequence genomic DNA includes:
- the golga3 gene encoding golgin subfamily A member 3 isoform X3, with protein MLEQSCTKMDNGNADAASAEINTINTTTQAGGDTSRLKSGEEPHAKENIPNASEPSLEMENEEKIRLEARRRLEEQLKQYRVQRQRERSHHRSHPKSRPCSTLDPELMLHPDILPRASAVAMTTEYSFLRTSVPRGPKLGSLGIPASKERKSKSSRSGKIHSLADYKTPDTSSERASSSGVSVSAVSDMNMSSVTTVSEISTSSISTLSETSVLSSEIGGNDGYSGGTALGLGASISTAEKQEEEVVVGRYPSLREVLQAANEELELEKEGRANEELESEGGAEPRSRRDSFSSTVSYGSSVMGNPDELLQVLKEKMRLEGQLESLSSEASQALKEKTELQAELAALDARLRAQCEETRVSSEHQASLASEVLSLRSERGGLERVMTELQGQLDEKNAGLESLSKDLQLAEQQYQRLMGRVEDMQQSLSSRDITVNELRQQLTGLHTQLQQVENERAALNSRLQTSQAEVQSLQQLRSWYQQQLAIAQEARVRLQSQMANMQAGQMTQIGVLENLKIENVNLSHQLTETKHRSIKEKERIAVHLQSIETDMLTQEAAIQQIQDAKSMVENDLQQKLEELEEEREQLLKVASKSTTLERELEEVRLSLSQKDIQLSAFQREHVDLMKKLTETQDALQSKEQGLQLMEARYEQLQVELDELQADSSARGEELQFLRNEKIVLEVALQAARTETSQLGDGAEKLGQEVLDSSDMLEKLRQEVQVQATQIETLQQENVSLKKLSQKLKEQFNQQKVMVEAYRRDAASKEQLISELKATKKRLLSEVKELKEEVQQAEHAKRSAELEQQRLLQEVQRVQQQMNSLEEHLQEVQSERDQLDIQLQSVQFDQNQLSAVTEENQVLRKKVEEMQSEAKTAISEQKVRMKRLGTDLTSAQKELKAKHKAYENAVSILSRRLQEALVEKETAEAELLKLRTQVDESGNNQALQAKVESLQTELNTVLQSKALLEKELQEVISLTSAELEEYQEKVMELEDELQESRCFKKRIRRLEDANKKLTLEIEHEKGKLTGLGQSHNALREHANVLEAALAKREADLVQLNLQVQAVLKRKEEEDQQMRNLVQTLQAALEKEKIKVKELTEQVAEARLEAAHNHRHYRAAVLELSEIRKELQAKEELLRTMQVEAKRLETQDAQRSQDVSRFEAELAEAHTQLQVLQKQLDDELNKQPLTNQEVEDLKWEVEQKQREIDAQRHQMDLSEKCHQKELDTMQETLQRVRVELEMVQEELNSTRKDKFVLQAKVCELRNSMKSLLQQNTQLKQELKHTRTRKRMEVKSDSTPLTPVKIPDCPVPASLLDELLKPAASVNKEPLNNLHNCLRQLKEEMDSLQKQMEEHTVTVATFNTAEEELQKLGIHNNGSSSNKEKETQPEETPSS; from the exons agagacagcgagagagg tcacatCATCGCTCGCACCCTAAGTCTCGTCCATGCAGTACCCTTGACCCGGAACTCATGCTGCACCCAGACATTTTGCCCCGTGCCTCTGCCGTCGCCATGACAACCGAGTACTCGTTCCTGCGCACCAGCGTTCCTCGTGGACCCAAACTGGGCAGTCTGGGTATCCCGGCTTCCAAAGAGAGGAAGTCCAAATCGTCACGATCCGGAAAGATCCACTCGCTTGCTGACTACAAAACCCCAGACACCTCCAGTGAAAGAGCATCATCATCCGGTGTCTCCGTGTCTGCGGTTTCTGACATGAACATGAGCTCAGTCACCACTGTGTCTGAGATCAGTACAAGCTCCATCTCCACACTGTCAGAAACCAGTGTCCTCAGCTCTGAAATCGGTGGGAACGACGGGTACAGCGGAGGGACAGCGCTCGGGTTAGGGGCTAGCATATCTACAGCTGAGAAGCAAGAAGAGGAAGTAGTTGTGGGTCGGTACCCCTCACTGAGGGAGGTGCTACAGGCAGCTAATGAGGAGCTGGAGCTGGAGAAGGAAGGCAGGGCCAACGAGGAGCTGGAGAGTGAAGGCGGGGCCGAGCCACGCAGCCGCAGGGACAGTTTCTCTAGCAC TGTGTCGTATGGGAGCTCAGTGATGGGGAATCCTGATGAGCTGCTGCAGGTGTTGAAGGAGAAGATGAGGCTGGAGGGACAGCTGGAGTCTCTGTCCTCTGAGGCCAGTCAG GCTCTGAAGGAGAAGACGGAGCTGCAGGCAGAGTTAGCGGCACTGGACGCACGTCTGCGTGCTCAGTGTGAGGAGACACGCGTGAGTTCTGAGCATCAGGCGTCCCTGGCTTCAGAGGTGTTGTCCCTGCGCTCGGAGAGGGGTGGGCTGGAGCGAGTCATGACAGAACTGCAGGGGCAGCTGGATGAGAAGAACGCTGGCCTGGAGTCGCTCTCTAAAGACCTGCAGCTTGCCGAGCAGCAGTACCAGAGGCTTATGGGGAGGGTGGAGGACATGCAGCAGAGCCTGAGCTCTAGAGACATCACGG tgaatgagtTGCGTCAGCAGCTGACCggactacacacacagctgcagcagGTGGAGAATGAACGTGCCGCTCTGAACTCTAGGCTACAGACGTCGCAGGCGGAGGTTCAATCACTGCAGCAGCTGCGCAGCTGGTACCAGCAGCAACTTGCCATTGCACAGGAGGCCCGAGTTCGACTGCAGAGTCAGATGGCCAAcatgcag gCGGGTCAAATGACTCAGATCGGTGTGCTGGAGAACCTGAAGATAGAGAACGTCAATTTGTCTCACCAGCTCACTGAGACCAAACACCGCTCCATTAAAGAGAAGGAGCGCATCGCTGTCCATCTGCAGAGCATCGAG ACAGACATGTTGACGCAGGAAGCAGCCATTCAGCAGATCCAGGACGCGAAGTCGATGGTGGAGAATGACCTGCAGCAGAAACTGGAGGAGCTTGAGGAGGAGCGAGAGCAGTTGCTCAAGGTGGCCAGTAAATCTACAACACTGGAGAGGGAACTAGAAgag GTGAGATTGTCTCTGTCCCAGAAGGACATTCAGCTCTCAGCATTCCAGCGTGAACACGTGGATCTGATGAAGAAGCTGACAGAGACTCAGGATGCCCTGCAGAGTAAAGAGCAGGGGCTGCAGCTGATGGAGGCACGCTACGAGCAGCTGCAGGTCGAGCTGGACGAGCTGCAGGCCGACTCCTCCGCCCGAGGCGAAGAGCTGCAATTCCTGCGCAATGAAAAGATTGTCCTGGAGGTGGCGCTGCAGGCGGCGCGCACAGAGACGAGCCAGCTGGGTGACGGGGCCGAGAAACTCGGACAGGAAGTGCTGGATTCGTCTGATATGCTTGAGAAGCTCAGACAGGAAGTGCAGGTCCAGGCCACGCAG ATCGAGACCTTACAGCAGGAGAACGTCTCTCTGAAGAAACTATCACAGAAACTGAAGGAGCAATTCAACCAGCAGAAG GTGATGGTAGAGGCTTACAGGCGAGACGCAGCCTCTAAGGAGCAGCTGATCTCTGAGCTGAAGGCCACCAAGAAGCGTCTGCTCTCTGAGGTGAAGGAGCTGaaggaggaggtgcaacaggcAGAGCATGCGAAGAGGAGTGCAGAGCTGGAGCAGCAGCGCCTCCTGCAGGAGGTCCAGAGAGTGCAGCAGCAGATGAACAGCCTGGAGGAACATCTGCAGGAGgtgcagagtgagagagaccagCTCGACATCCAGCTGcag tcTGTCCAGTTTGACCAGAATCAGCTGTCTGCAGTCACAGAGGAAAATCAGGTCCTAAggaagaaggtggaggagatgcaAAGCGAGGCCAAGAC TGCGATTTCAGAGCAGAAGGTGAGGATGAAGAGGTTGGGGACGGATCTGACGAGCGCACAGAAGGAGCTGAAGGCGAAGCACAAGGCTTACGAGAACGCTGTGAGCATCCTGAGCCGACGCCTACAGGAAGCACTGGTGGAGAAGGAGACGGCCGAGGCGGAGCTGTTGAAACTGCGAACACAGGTGGATGAGAGCGGGAACAACCAGGCTCTGCAG GCGAAGGTGGAGTCGCTGCAGACGGAGCTGAACACTGTGCTCCAGAGTAAAGCCCTGCTGGAGAAGGAGCTGCAGGAAGTCATCAGTCTGACCAGTGCCGAGCTGGAGGAGTATCAGGAGAAGGTGATGGAGCTGGAGGATGAG CTGCAGGAGTCGCGTTGCTTTAAGAAGCGAATCAGACGCTTGGAGGACGCTAACAAGAAGCTAACGCTGGAGATTGAGCACGAGAAGGGGAAGCTGACCGGGCTCGGGcaatcccacaatgcattgcGGGAGCATGCTAATGTCCTTGAGGCTGCACTTGCTAAGAGAGAAGCTGACTTGGTCCAACTCAACCTGCAG GTTCAAGCCGTGCTgaagaggaaggaggaggaagaccaGCAGATGAGGAACCTGGTCCAGACGCTGCAGGCTGCTCTCGAAAAGGAGAAGATCAAAGTGAAGGAGCTGACCGAGCAG gtgGCCGAGGCGAGGCTGGAGGCAGCTCATAACCACAGGCATTACAGAGCAGCCGTACTGGAGCTCAGCGAGATCAGGAAGGAGCTCCAAGCTAAAGAGGAGCTGCTGAGAACAATGCAGGTGGAGGCCAAGAGACTCGA AACTCAGGACGCTCAGCGCTCTCAGGATGTGTCCCGGTTCGAGGCCGAGCTGGCTGAggctcacacacagctgcaggTCTTGCAGAAACAGCTGGATGATGAGCTCAACAAACAACCGCTCACTAACCAGGAG gtcGAGGATCTTAAGTGGGAGGTGGAACAGAAGCAGCGGGAGATTGATGCACAGCGCCACCAAATGGACCTCTCTGAAAAGTGCCACCAGAAAGAGTTGGACACCATGCAGGAAACACTGCAg agagtGCGGGTGGAGCTGGAGATGGTGCAGGAGGAGCTGAACAGCACCAGAAAAGATAAGTTTGTGCTGCAGGCGAAGGTGTGCGAGCTGAGGAACAGCATGAAGAGCCTGCTGCAGCAGAACACACAGCTTAAACAGgagctcaaacacacacgcacacgcaag CGGATGGAGGTGAAGAGTGACTCCACCCCTTTGACCCCAGTGAAAATTCCGGATTGTCCGGTTCCCGCGTCACTATTGGATGAGCTGCTGAAACCGGCCGCTTCCGTCAACAAGGAGCCGCTAAACAACCTGCACAACTGCTTACGACAGCTcaa gGAGGAGATGGACAGTCTTCAGAAACAGATGGAGGAGCACACGGTCACCGTGGCAACATTCAACACGGCAGAGGAGGAGCTTCAGAAACTGGGTATCCACAACAACGGGAGTTCATCCAATAAGGAAAAGGAAACCCAGCCAGAAGAGACGCCGTCTTCGTAA
- the golga3 gene encoding golgin subfamily A member 3 isoform X2, giving the protein MLEQSCTKMDNGNADAASAEINTINTTTQAGGDTSRLKSGEEPHAKENIPNGHIRVNPLENGDIQGETGNCSSSVVSLPGAASEPSLEMENEEKIRLEARRRLEEQLKQYRVQRQRERSHHRSHPKSRPCSTLDPELMLHPDILPRASAVAMTTEYSFLRTSVPRGPKLGSLGIPASKERKSKSSRSGKIHSLADYKTPDTSSERASSSGVSVSAVSDMNMSSVTTVSEISTSSISTLSETSVLSSEIGGNDGYSGGTALGLGASISTAEKQEEEVVVGRYPSLREVLQAANEELELEKEGRANEELESEGGAEPRSRRDSFSSTVSYGSSVMGNPDELLQVLKEKMRLEGQLESLSSEASQALKEKTELQAELAALDARLRAQCEETRVSSEHQASLASEVLSLRSERGGLERVMTELQGQLDEKNAGLESLSKDLQLAEQQYQRLMGRVEDMQQSLSSRDITVNELRQQLTGLHTQLQQVENERAALNSRLQTSQAEVQSLQQLRSWYQQQLAIAQEARVRLQSQMANMQAGQMTQIGVLENLKIENVNLSHQLTETKHRSIKEKERIAVHLQSIETDMLTQEAAIQQIQDAKSMVENDLQQKLEELEEEREQLLKVASKSTTLERELEEVRLSLSQKDIQLSAFQREHVDLMKKLTETQDALQSKEQGLQLMEARYEQLQVELDELQADSSARGEELQFLRNEKIVLEVALQAARTETSQLGDGAEKLGQEVLDSSDMLEKLRQEVQVQATQIETLQQENVSLKKLSQKLKEQFNQQKVMVEAYRRDAASKEQLISELKATKKRLLSEVKELKEEVQQAEHAKRSAELEQQRLLQEVQRVQQQMNSLEEHLQEVQSERDQLDIQLQSVQFDQNQLSAVTEENQVLRKKVEEMQSEAKTAISEQKVRMKRLGTDLTSAQKELKAKHKAYENAVSILSRRLQEALVEKETAEAELLKLRTQVDESGNNQALQAKVESLQTELNTVLQSKALLEKELQEVISLTSAELEEYQEKVMELEDELQESRCFKKRIRRLEDANKKLTLEIEHEKGKLTGLGQSHNALREHANVLEAALAKREADLVQLNLQVQAVLKRKEEEDQQMRNLVQTLQAALEKEKIKVKELTEQVAEARLEAAHNHRHYRAAVLELSEIRKELQAKEELLRTMQVEAKRLETQDAQRSQDVSRFEAELAEAHTQLQVLQKQLDDELNKQPLTNQEVEDLKWEVEQKQREIDAQRHQMDLSEKCHQKELDTMQETLQRVRVELEMVQEELNSTRKDKFVLQAKVCELRNSMKSLLQQNTQLKQELKHTRTRKRMEVKSDSTPLTPVKIPDCPVPASLLDELLKPAASVNKEPLNNLHNCLRQLKEEMDSLQKQMEEHTVTVATFNTAEEELQKLGIHNNGSSSNKEKETQPEETPSS; this is encoded by the exons agagacagcgagagagg tcacatCATCGCTCGCACCCTAAGTCTCGTCCATGCAGTACCCTTGACCCGGAACTCATGCTGCACCCAGACATTTTGCCCCGTGCCTCTGCCGTCGCCATGACAACCGAGTACTCGTTCCTGCGCACCAGCGTTCCTCGTGGACCCAAACTGGGCAGTCTGGGTATCCCGGCTTCCAAAGAGAGGAAGTCCAAATCGTCACGATCCGGAAAGATCCACTCGCTTGCTGACTACAAAACCCCAGACACCTCCAGTGAAAGAGCATCATCATCCGGTGTCTCCGTGTCTGCGGTTTCTGACATGAACATGAGCTCAGTCACCACTGTGTCTGAGATCAGTACAAGCTCCATCTCCACACTGTCAGAAACCAGTGTCCTCAGCTCTGAAATCGGTGGGAACGACGGGTACAGCGGAGGGACAGCGCTCGGGTTAGGGGCTAGCATATCTACAGCTGAGAAGCAAGAAGAGGAAGTAGTTGTGGGTCGGTACCCCTCACTGAGGGAGGTGCTACAGGCAGCTAATGAGGAGCTGGAGCTGGAGAAGGAAGGCAGGGCCAACGAGGAGCTGGAGAGTGAAGGCGGGGCCGAGCCACGCAGCCGCAGGGACAGTTTCTCTAGCAC TGTGTCGTATGGGAGCTCAGTGATGGGGAATCCTGATGAGCTGCTGCAGGTGTTGAAGGAGAAGATGAGGCTGGAGGGACAGCTGGAGTCTCTGTCCTCTGAGGCCAGTCAG GCTCTGAAGGAGAAGACGGAGCTGCAGGCAGAGTTAGCGGCACTGGACGCACGTCTGCGTGCTCAGTGTGAGGAGACACGCGTGAGTTCTGAGCATCAGGCGTCCCTGGCTTCAGAGGTGTTGTCCCTGCGCTCGGAGAGGGGTGGGCTGGAGCGAGTCATGACAGAACTGCAGGGGCAGCTGGATGAGAAGAACGCTGGCCTGGAGTCGCTCTCTAAAGACCTGCAGCTTGCCGAGCAGCAGTACCAGAGGCTTATGGGGAGGGTGGAGGACATGCAGCAGAGCCTGAGCTCTAGAGACATCACGG tgaatgagtTGCGTCAGCAGCTGACCggactacacacacagctgcagcagGTGGAGAATGAACGTGCCGCTCTGAACTCTAGGCTACAGACGTCGCAGGCGGAGGTTCAATCACTGCAGCAGCTGCGCAGCTGGTACCAGCAGCAACTTGCCATTGCACAGGAGGCCCGAGTTCGACTGCAGAGTCAGATGGCCAAcatgcag gCGGGTCAAATGACTCAGATCGGTGTGCTGGAGAACCTGAAGATAGAGAACGTCAATTTGTCTCACCAGCTCACTGAGACCAAACACCGCTCCATTAAAGAGAAGGAGCGCATCGCTGTCCATCTGCAGAGCATCGAG ACAGACATGTTGACGCAGGAAGCAGCCATTCAGCAGATCCAGGACGCGAAGTCGATGGTGGAGAATGACCTGCAGCAGAAACTGGAGGAGCTTGAGGAGGAGCGAGAGCAGTTGCTCAAGGTGGCCAGTAAATCTACAACACTGGAGAGGGAACTAGAAgag GTGAGATTGTCTCTGTCCCAGAAGGACATTCAGCTCTCAGCATTCCAGCGTGAACACGTGGATCTGATGAAGAAGCTGACAGAGACTCAGGATGCCCTGCAGAGTAAAGAGCAGGGGCTGCAGCTGATGGAGGCACGCTACGAGCAGCTGCAGGTCGAGCTGGACGAGCTGCAGGCCGACTCCTCCGCCCGAGGCGAAGAGCTGCAATTCCTGCGCAATGAAAAGATTGTCCTGGAGGTGGCGCTGCAGGCGGCGCGCACAGAGACGAGCCAGCTGGGTGACGGGGCCGAGAAACTCGGACAGGAAGTGCTGGATTCGTCTGATATGCTTGAGAAGCTCAGACAGGAAGTGCAGGTCCAGGCCACGCAG ATCGAGACCTTACAGCAGGAGAACGTCTCTCTGAAGAAACTATCACAGAAACTGAAGGAGCAATTCAACCAGCAGAAG GTGATGGTAGAGGCTTACAGGCGAGACGCAGCCTCTAAGGAGCAGCTGATCTCTGAGCTGAAGGCCACCAAGAAGCGTCTGCTCTCTGAGGTGAAGGAGCTGaaggaggaggtgcaacaggcAGAGCATGCGAAGAGGAGTGCAGAGCTGGAGCAGCAGCGCCTCCTGCAGGAGGTCCAGAGAGTGCAGCAGCAGATGAACAGCCTGGAGGAACATCTGCAGGAGgtgcagagtgagagagaccagCTCGACATCCAGCTGcag tcTGTCCAGTTTGACCAGAATCAGCTGTCTGCAGTCACAGAGGAAAATCAGGTCCTAAggaagaaggtggaggagatgcaAAGCGAGGCCAAGAC TGCGATTTCAGAGCAGAAGGTGAGGATGAAGAGGTTGGGGACGGATCTGACGAGCGCACAGAAGGAGCTGAAGGCGAAGCACAAGGCTTACGAGAACGCTGTGAGCATCCTGAGCCGACGCCTACAGGAAGCACTGGTGGAGAAGGAGACGGCCGAGGCGGAGCTGTTGAAACTGCGAACACAGGTGGATGAGAGCGGGAACAACCAGGCTCTGCAG GCGAAGGTGGAGTCGCTGCAGACGGAGCTGAACACTGTGCTCCAGAGTAAAGCCCTGCTGGAGAAGGAGCTGCAGGAAGTCATCAGTCTGACCAGTGCCGAGCTGGAGGAGTATCAGGAGAAGGTGATGGAGCTGGAGGATGAG CTGCAGGAGTCGCGTTGCTTTAAGAAGCGAATCAGACGCTTGGAGGACGCTAACAAGAAGCTAACGCTGGAGATTGAGCACGAGAAGGGGAAGCTGACCGGGCTCGGGcaatcccacaatgcattgcGGGAGCATGCTAATGTCCTTGAGGCTGCACTTGCTAAGAGAGAAGCTGACTTGGTCCAACTCAACCTGCAG GTTCAAGCCGTGCTgaagaggaaggaggaggaagaccaGCAGATGAGGAACCTGGTCCAGACGCTGCAGGCTGCTCTCGAAAAGGAGAAGATCAAAGTGAAGGAGCTGACCGAGCAG gtgGCCGAGGCGAGGCTGGAGGCAGCTCATAACCACAGGCATTACAGAGCAGCCGTACTGGAGCTCAGCGAGATCAGGAAGGAGCTCCAAGCTAAAGAGGAGCTGCTGAGAACAATGCAGGTGGAGGCCAAGAGACTCGA AACTCAGGACGCTCAGCGCTCTCAGGATGTGTCCCGGTTCGAGGCCGAGCTGGCTGAggctcacacacagctgcaggTCTTGCAGAAACAGCTGGATGATGAGCTCAACAAACAACCGCTCACTAACCAGGAG gtcGAGGATCTTAAGTGGGAGGTGGAACAGAAGCAGCGGGAGATTGATGCACAGCGCCACCAAATGGACCTCTCTGAAAAGTGCCACCAGAAAGAGTTGGACACCATGCAGGAAACACTGCAg agagtGCGGGTGGAGCTGGAGATGGTGCAGGAGGAGCTGAACAGCACCAGAAAAGATAAGTTTGTGCTGCAGGCGAAGGTGTGCGAGCTGAGGAACAGCATGAAGAGCCTGCTGCAGCAGAACACACAGCTTAAACAGgagctcaaacacacacgcacacgcaag CGGATGGAGGTGAAGAGTGACTCCACCCCTTTGACCCCAGTGAAAATTCCGGATTGTCCGGTTCCCGCGTCACTATTGGATGAGCTGCTGAAACCGGCCGCTTCCGTCAACAAGGAGCCGCTAAACAACCTGCACAACTGCTTACGACAGCTcaa gGAGGAGATGGACAGTCTTCAGAAACAGATGGAGGAGCACACGGTCACCGTGGCAACATTCAACACGGCAGAGGAGGAGCTTCAGAAACTGGGTATCCACAACAACGGGAGTTCATCCAATAAGGAAAAGGAAACCCAGCCAGAAGAGACGCCGTCTTCGTAA